The window ATTGGAAAGTATCTCGAGTACTTGCAGGGATCCACACTCGACCATAATCTGGAAGGATCTGCTAAATAGAAAGTCGCCAACAAGGACACTTGCTTGGTTACCCCAGACTGCATTTGCAGATTCGATTCCTCGTCTTAATGAACTGTCGTCAACCACGTCATCATGTAAGAGGGTTGCTGTATGGATAAACTCTACACATGCGGCTAGCGGGATATGGTTGTCGCCACGGTAGCCGCACATTTGAGCGCATAGTAATGTTAAGACTGGGCGGAGCCTCTTGCCACCGGAGGAAATAAGATGCCCGGCCAACTGGGGTATCAAAGCAACAGGGCTTTGCATTCGGTCTAAGATTACTCGGTTCA of the Dehalococcoidia bacterium genome contains:
- a CDS encoding polyprenyl synthetase family protein — encoded protein: MAADQHHDQLHSTHNALDKLQELVRDDLLSVNRVILDRMQSPVALIPQLAGHLISSGGKRLRPVLTLLCAQMCGYRGDNHIPLAACVEFIHTATLLHDDVVDDSSLRRGIESANAVWGNQASVLVGDFLFSRSFQIMVECGSLQVLEILSN